A window of Mucilaginibacter paludis DSM 18603 contains these coding sequences:
- a CDS encoding CRTAC1 family protein, with translation MRREIIATILFVVALLFAACRHQTDSNQEMVELLQYQDRFENNAANMYAPAAVLQQQDSIIEHTAPGIVLLQVYMDKATTLLQLGQEQKAVAILDSLNHTFIPDYLQREALIKGLAIACMRLGERYNCINNHAAEACIFPIRGKGIHTDKNGSERAIALYQQLLKNNSDDYESLWLLNIAYMTVGGYPQQVPPRYLLKIGDTIVHTSVKPFTDVAMNLGLAIRKMGGGSIVDDFNHDGYDDIITSSSNLKEPLHYFVNNKNGTFTDIAQKAGLSQFTGGLNIMQTDYNNDGLKDIFVLRGAWKGKFGKEPNSLLRNNGDGTFTDVTKQSGLLSFHPTQTATWADFNNDGWLDVFIGNESTASDVNACELFINNKNGTFTESALSAGAAVKLFVKGVTSGDYDNDGRTDIFISTMNGDNILLKNITQKNGPVKFKDVTREAQLDTRNYGTFTTWFWDYDNDGFQDLLICGYGNNIPIARIAGAEALHRYQGSNGKLILYRNLHNGTFKDVSQQVQLNNVSFAMGANFGDIDNDGFLDFYLGTGNPLFSSLIPNKLFKNEAGQKFTDITIPARVGSLQKGHGVAFADLNNDGNEDIFINQGGAYPGDAYQNALFINPGQNNDNHWVNILLEGTTSNKLAIGARLKLTFTDNGIRRSVYRIVNSGGSFGSNPLLQHIGIGKALQIDTLTITWPVTGKTQYFNNIKKGNNIKIKEGVDKLTPYQLIRLDFDKPAVAICNTANN, from the coding sequence ATGAGAAGGGAAATTATAGCCACTATATTATTTGTTGTTGCGTTGCTGTTTGCCGCATGCAGGCACCAAACAGATAGTAACCAGGAAATGGTTGAACTGTTACAATACCAGGACCGCTTTGAAAATAATGCGGCCAATATGTATGCCCCGGCAGCGGTGTTACAGCAACAGGATTCAATAATTGAGCATACGGCACCCGGTATCGTCCTGCTACAGGTTTATATGGACAAGGCTACAACCTTGCTGCAACTGGGGCAGGAACAAAAAGCGGTAGCTATTTTAGATAGCCTGAATCATACCTTTATACCTGACTATTTGCAACGCGAAGCACTTATAAAAGGTTTAGCAATTGCTTGCATGCGTTTAGGCGAGCGTTATAATTGCATCAACAACCACGCTGCCGAAGCCTGTATTTTTCCCATCCGGGGCAAGGGTATCCATACCGATAAAAATGGATCGGAGAGGGCGATAGCTTTGTACCAGCAGCTGTTGAAAAATAATTCTGACGATTATGAATCGCTGTGGTTGCTCAACATTGCCTACATGACCGTTGGCGGTTATCCGCAGCAGGTGCCCCCTCGGTACCTGCTAAAAATAGGCGATACCATAGTGCATACCAGCGTTAAACCGTTTACAGACGTGGCCATGAATCTGGGTTTAGCGATCAGAAAAATGGGAGGCGGCAGTATTGTTGACGATTTTAATCATGACGGTTATGATGATATCATCACGAGTAGCAGCAATTTGAAAGAACCGCTCCATTATTTTGTAAATAATAAGAATGGAACTTTTACAGACATAGCACAAAAGGCAGGCTTAAGCCAGTTTACAGGAGGCTTAAATATCATGCAGACCGACTATAACAACGATGGGCTCAAAGATATTTTTGTGTTACGCGGTGCATGGAAAGGCAAGTTTGGCAAAGAGCCAAACTCGTTATTGAGAAACAACGGCGACGGAACCTTTACAGATGTAACCAAGCAGAGCGGACTGCTATCCTTTCATCCTACACAAACAGCAACCTGGGCCGATTTTAATAACGACGGGTGGCTTGATGTGTTTATAGGGAATGAAAGTACAGCCAGCGATGTAAATGCCTGTGAATTATTTATCAATAACAAAAACGGAACATTTACCGAGTCGGCGTTAAGCGCGGGGGCGGCTGTCAAGCTGTTTGTAAAGGGAGTAACATCTGGTGATTATGATAATGACGGGCGCACAGACATCTTTATCTCTACTATGAATGGGGATAATATCCTGCTCAAAAACATCACCCAGAAAAATGGTCCGGTAAAGTTTAAAGATGTTACCCGCGAGGCGCAATTGGATACCAGGAATTACGGAACCTTTACCACCTGGTTTTGGGATTATGATAATGACGGTTTTCAAGACCTTTTGATTTGCGGCTATGGCAACAATATTCCCATCGCCCGCATTGCCGGGGCCGAAGCTTTACACCGGTACCAGGGCAGTAACGGCAAACTTATTTTGTACCGTAATTTACACAACGGTACTTTTAAAGATGTATCACAACAGGTGCAGCTTAATAACGTAAGCTTTGCGATGGGTGCAAACTTTGGCGATATTGATAATGACGGTTTTTTGGATTTTTACCTTGGTACAGGCAATCCGCTGTTTTCATCATTGATACCCAATAAGCTGTTTAAAAACGAGGCGGGCCAAAAGTTTACAGACATTACCATACCGGCCCGCGTAGGCAGCCTGCAAAAGGGCCACGGAGTGGCTTTTGCCGATTTAAACAATGACGGCAACGAAGATATATTTATCAACCAGGGGGGAGCTTATCCCGGCGATGCTTATCAAAACGCTTTATTTATCAATCCCGGCCAAAATAACGATAACCATTGGGTGAATATTTTGCTGGAAGGGACAACGTCAAATAAACTGGCCATTGGTGCCCGGCTCAAACTGACGTTTACTGATAATGGAATAAGGCGAAGCGTTTATAGGATAGTCAATTCCGGTGGCAGCTTTGGCTCTAACCCGTTGTTGCAACATATAGGGATAGGTAAAGCGCTTCAGATTGATACGCTCACTATTACCTGGCCCGTTACGGGCAAAACACAATACTTTAACAACATCAAAAAGGGTAACAATATCAAAATTAAAGAAGGGGTGGACAAATTAACTCCGTATCAATTAATCAGGCTTGATTTTGATAAACCCGCAGTGGCCATCTGTAATACAGCTAATAACTAA
- a CDS encoding vanadium-dependent haloperoxidase, producing the protein MSCDSRKVSMPADSDIIHENEDKLTHLIIYDVFTPPVASRIYAYASLASYEAIRFQNPQYKSIIVDLKGFNAPPVPIKGKEYNFTLSAIKAFFTVVRKVTFSVDSLNSYEDGLYSRFKSQLDDSTYARSVAFGEKIGKVILKRASTDNYPQTRAKPKFLGSSEPGKWHPTPPDYLDGVEYCWGTMKTLVLDSSAQFAPPPPPPFSNDKKSEYFQQNFRVYDQSKHLTAEQKNIARYWDDNPFVMQHSGHMMFANKKITPGGHWIGITAIACKKTHADAVKTAQAYALTAVAMFDAFISCWQEKYRSSYIRPVTVINDKIDATWLPMLQTPPFPEYPSGHSTITRSAAVMLTHLFGENFAFQDTSDLHYIGMQRHFNSFIQAANEASISRFYGGIHYINSVNAGADQGKKVTEYMIKKLKL; encoded by the coding sequence ATGTCTTGTGATAGTCGCAAAGTTTCCATGCCGGCAGATAGCGACATCATTCACGAAAACGAGGATAAACTTACACACCTTATTATTTATGATGTATTTACACCACCGGTGGCAAGCCGTATCTATGCTTACGCGTCGTTGGCTTCATACGAAGCCATCCGTTTTCAGAATCCGCAATACAAATCAATAATTGTTGATTTAAAAGGGTTTAATGCGCCACCTGTTCCCATAAAAGGAAAAGAATATAATTTTACGCTCTCGGCCATCAAGGCATTTTTTACGGTGGTCCGGAAAGTTACTTTTTCTGTTGATTCTTTAAATTCTTATGAAGACGGTCTTTATAGCCGGTTTAAAAGCCAGCTTGATGATTCGACATACGCGCGCTCCGTTGCCTTTGGCGAAAAAATAGGCAAGGTTATTTTAAAGCGGGCCAGCACCGACAATTACCCGCAAACACGGGCTAAACCTAAGTTTTTAGGGAGTAGCGAGCCCGGTAAATGGCACCCTACGCCTCCAGATTATTTAGATGGCGTGGAATATTGCTGGGGAACAATGAAAACCCTGGTGCTTGATTCGTCCGCGCAATTTGCGCCACCACCGCCGCCACCATTTAGTAATGATAAAAAAAGCGAATATTTTCAGCAAAATTTCCGGGTGTACGATCAAAGTAAACACCTTACTGCCGAGCAAAAAAACATAGCCCGGTATTGGGATGATAATCCGTTTGTGATGCAACATTCGGGGCACATGATGTTTGCAAATAAAAAAATAACGCCCGGCGGGCATTGGATTGGCATTACAGCCATTGCCTGTAAAAAAACACATGCCGATGCTGTTAAAACAGCCCAGGCTTACGCGCTTACTGCGGTTGCTATGTTTGATGCTTTTATAAGTTGCTGGCAAGAAAAATACCGGTCATCATATATCCGCCCCGTTACCGTAATTAACGATAAAATTGATGCTACCTGGCTGCCTATGTTGCAAACACCGCCATTTCCGGAGTATCCCAGCGGTCACAGTACTATTACACGGTCGGCAGCGGTAATGTTGACACATTTGTTCGGCGAAAATTTTGCTTTTCAGGATACCAGCGACCTGCACTACATAGGCATGCAGCGGCACTTTAACTCCTTTATACAGGCAGCCAACGAGGCATCCATAAGCCGTTTCTACGGCGGTATTCACTATATCAACAGTGTAAATGCAGGTGCCGATCAGGGTAAAAAGGTAACGGAATACATGATAAAAAAATTAAAACTGTAG
- a CDS encoding hybrid sensor histidine kinase/response regulator transcription factor: protein MKKYIKTLVPVLTLLCSGICNLVLAQGDQYQFSRLNIDNGLSNNRVTCIYKDARGFMWFGTKSGLNRYDGYKFKVFKHNLNNQTSINDDYIISITTGPNQKLWVKTRNGFNIYDPSTDGFDHHIKAALQRYNIPDSMITALTKDRFGNFWFLHANKGIYEYMPSVNQSIHLTHSSADTSSVHAGNGTDFAADGNGNIWVVYSDGILEKLDYRTHRVTSRVFGINKAYPTETIEYHLSVDQQNDVWAYAPFRGNGVFFVCDKVACKHLGKATGGIKISSDIVFNVIQDDKGLIWIATDHGGINLLDKKTFTVKQAITNRPDDNRSLGQDCIVSLFKDNANIIWLGTFKKGVSYYHRDIIKFPLYRHQSSTSNSLSYDDVNRFVEDKKGNIWIGSNGGGLIYFDRAAGTFTTYLHNDANPNSLCNNVIASLYLDHEQKLWIGTYFGGLDCFDGKNFTHYKHIQSDDNSLSDNSVWEILEDSKKRLWIGTLSGGLNLFNREHRNFSHYLPGRPNSVPHQYVSGLVEDNKGNIWVATYGGLAVLIDKTNKFVYYKHNEADKESLSNDNVSNLMIDSRNLIWVATNEGLSMFDPKIGKFKNFQQAEGLPDNAVLTIVEDKAHNLWMSTLNGLSNLIITPKNKGGYNFEFKNYDQTDGLQGKEFNEDAALSTRSGELIFGGANGFNLFKPDNVKSTREKPVLVLTDLQLFNKSISSGEKIEGHVILNHSITETHELTLRHNENVFSIEFAAVNFFNPAKIKHAYKLAGFDKNWNIADNRVRKASYTNLDPGTYTFQLRAAGEDGRWTEKPLTLKITVLPPIWRTAWACLLYILMGIGTLLLIRQRGIRKLKADFVIQQERQEVQQMRELDLMKIKFFTNVSHEFRTPLSLILAPVDKLLKQSTDAEINKHLHMINRNGKRLLNLVNQLLDFRKMEVNELRLHSKRADIVKFIEDAAYSFSDIAESKKVTLCFNTQIESIITSFDEDKFERILFNLLSNAFKFTNEGGKIEVKLSFDDFFAVDKMLKIEVTDNGIGIPADKLDKIFDRFFQNDTPGSMVNQGSGIGLAITKEFVNLHHGTISVKSVVNKGSTFVVLLPVNPAHVLQDTDKNIFINRDAGALIDETAVTNNEQTEKKQQSDIKKPLVLLIEDNEDFRFYLKDNLKEHYRVTEAVDGIDGWQKVLATHPSLIVSDISMPGMNGIDLCHKIKNDSRTKHIPVILLTAITGQKEQLKGLETGASDYLTKPFNFEILLSKIKNQLSQQSTLKKTYQKQIDLDTAVSSVDINHDKFMVDIVKFIDKNIDNPDYSVEELSSDMAMSRVTLYRKTLLMTERTPVEFIKLCRLKKAAQLLANSNLNIAEIAYKVGFNNPKYFAKSFKQEFSTLPTDYRSLQKQKDAQLAEK from the coding sequence ATGAAAAAATATATCAAAACGCTTGTACCCGTACTAACTTTATTGTGTTCGGGCATCTGTAATTTGGTATTGGCGCAGGGCGATCAGTATCAGTTTTCTCGCCTTAATATTGATAATGGCCTGTCGAATAACCGGGTTACCTGCATTTACAAAGATGCAAGGGGCTTTATGTGGTTCGGTACCAAATCTGGCCTTAACAGGTATGATGGTTACAAGTTTAAAGTTTTTAAGCACAATTTAAATAATCAAACGTCCATCAACGACGATTATATCATTAGCATAACAACCGGACCTAACCAGAAGCTATGGGTGAAAACCCGCAACGGCTTTAATATTTACGATCCGTCAACCGATGGCTTTGATCATCATATTAAAGCGGCGTTGCAGCGTTACAACATCCCCGATTCGATGATTACGGCCCTCACAAAAGATCGTTTCGGGAATTTTTGGTTTTTACATGCCAACAAGGGTATATACGAATATATGCCGTCGGTAAATCAATCAATACATTTAACGCATTCATCCGCAGACACCTCGTCTGTACATGCGGGTAACGGCACGGACTTTGCCGCCGACGGAAATGGCAATATCTGGGTAGTTTACAGCGATGGCATACTGGAAAAATTAGACTATCGTACACATCGGGTAACCAGTCGCGTTTTTGGAATAAATAAAGCTTATCCCACCGAAACCATTGAGTATCATTTATCGGTCGACCAGCAAAATGATGTATGGGCTTATGCTCCGTTCCGTGGAAACGGCGTGTTTTTTGTTTGCGATAAGGTAGCTTGCAAGCACCTTGGTAAAGCTACCGGTGGTATTAAAATCAGTTCAGATATCGTATTCAACGTCATTCAGGACGATAAGGGGCTGATATGGATAGCTACCGACCATGGCGGAATAAACCTGTTAGATAAAAAAACCTTCACAGTAAAACAGGCCATTACCAACAGGCCTGATGATAACCGGAGCCTGGGCCAGGATTGTATTGTATCGCTTTTTAAAGATAACGCCAATATCATTTGGCTGGGAACTTTTAAAAAAGGCGTAAGCTACTATCATCGCGATATTATCAAGTTCCCATTGTACAGGCATCAATCGTCTACAAGTAATAGTTTAAGCTACGATGATGTTAACCGGTTTGTTGAGGATAAAAAAGGAAACATCTGGATTGGCAGCAACGGCGGCGGATTAATTTATTTTGACAGAGCTGCAGGAACTTTTACTACCTACCTGCATAATGATGCCAACCCCAATAGTTTATGTAATAACGTGATAGCAAGCCTTTACCTTGATCATGAACAAAAGCTTTGGATAGGTACCTATTTTGGTGGTTTGGATTGTTTTGACGGAAAGAACTTTACACACTATAAACATATCCAATCTGACGATAACAGTTTGTCGGACAATAGTGTTTGGGAGATTCTGGAAGACTCCAAAAAACGGCTGTGGATTGGTACTTTATCCGGCGGTTTAAACCTGTTTAACCGCGAACACCGTAATTTTTCCCATTACCTGCCAGGCAGGCCTAATTCAGTACCGCACCAGTATGTCTCGGGCCTTGTTGAGGATAATAAAGGTAATATATGGGTTGCCACTTACGGAGGCCTGGCTGTGTTGATTGACAAAACAAACAAGTTTGTATATTACAAACACAACGAGGCCGACAAGGAAAGCCTGAGTAATGATAACGTATCAAACCTGATGATAGATAGCCGTAACCTGATCTGGGTGGCTACTAACGAAGGGTTAAGCATGTTTGATCCGAAAATTGGTAAGTTTAAAAATTTTCAGCAAGCCGAAGGGCTACCAGACAATGCCGTGCTGACCATTGTTGAGGATAAGGCTCATAATTTGTGGATGAGTACCCTCAACGGGCTTTCAAACCTGATTATTACGCCTAAAAATAAAGGTGGCTATAATTTTGAGTTTAAAAATTACGACCAAACCGATGGGCTCCAGGGAAAGGAATTTAATGAAGATGCTGCTTTAAGCACCCGTAGTGGCGAATTGATTTTCGGCGGCGCCAATGGATTCAATCTGTTTAAACCCGATAATGTAAAATCAACAAGAGAAAAACCTGTATTGGTGCTTACTGATTTACAATTATTCAATAAGAGTATCAGTTCGGGCGAAAAGATTGAAGGCCATGTTATTCTTAACCATTCGATAACCGAAACCCACGAGTTGACGCTCCGCCACAACGAAAATGTATTTTCAATTGAGTTTGCCGCCGTTAATTTTTTTAATCCTGCTAAAATTAAACATGCCTATAAGTTGGCCGGGTTTGACAAGAACTGGAATATTGCCGACAACCGGGTACGAAAAGCAAGCTATACCAACCTTGACCCCGGTACTTATACATTTCAGCTCAGGGCGGCGGGCGAAGACGGCAGGTGGACCGAAAAACCGCTTACACTTAAAATAACGGTTTTACCACCAATATGGCGTACTGCATGGGCATGTTTGCTTTATATATTAATGGGTATTGGCACCCTGCTTTTAATAAGGCAACGCGGTATCAGGAAGCTGAAGGCCGATTTTGTGATACAGCAGGAGCGGCAGGAAGTACAGCAAATGCGTGAGCTTGATTTGATGAAGATTAAATTTTTTACCAACGTTAGCCACGAGTTCCGTACACCATTGTCGCTGATACTGGCGCCTGTAGATAAACTTTTGAAGCAAAGTACCGATGCGGAAATTAACAAGCACCTGCACATGATTAACCGCAACGGCAAGCGTTTGCTTAATTTGGTAAATCAGCTGCTTGATTTCAGAAAAATGGAGGTTAATGAGCTCAGGCTTCACAGTAAAAGGGCAGACATTGTTAAATTTATAGAAGATGCAGCTTATTCATTTTCTGATATCGCGGAAAGCAAAAAGGTAACACTTTGCTTTAATACACAGATAGAATCAATCATCACCAGTTTTGATGAGGATAAGTTTGAAAGGATATTATTTAATTTATTATCCAACGCCTTTAAGTTTACCAATGAGGGCGGAAAAATAGAGGTTAAACTATCGTTTGATGATTTTTTCGCGGTGGACAAAATGTTAAAAATTGAAGTGACAGACAATGGGATTGGTATTCCGGCAGACAAGCTTGACAAGATATTTGATCGCTTTTTTCAAAACGATACGCCCGGCTCTATGGTTAACCAGGGCAGCGGTATTGGCCTCGCTATAACCAAAGAGTTTGTAAACCTTCATCATGGGACCATTAGTGTTAAAAGTGTGGTAAATAAAGGAAGCACTTTTGTTGTTTTGTTACCTGTTAACCCGGCCCATGTTTTACAGGATACAGATAAAAATATTTTTATTAATCGTGATGCCGGCGCTTTGATTGACGAAACTGCCGTTACCAATAATGAACAAACCGAAAAAAAGCAGCAGAGCGATATTAAAAAGCCCTTGGTTTTACTGATAGAGGATAATGAGGATTTTAGATTTTATTTGAAAGATAATTTAAAGGAACATTACCGGGTAACAGAAGCTGTGGACGGCATAGATGGGTGGCAAAAGGTATTGGCAACACATCCATCATTAATAGTTAGCGATATCAGCATGCCCGGTATGAACGGCATTGATTTGTGCCATAAAATAAAGAACGACAGCCGTACCAAGCACATTCCGGTGATACTGCTGACAGCCATAACCGGCCAAAAAGAACAGCTGAAGGGACTGGAAACCGGTGCGAGCGATTATTTAACCAAGCCCTTTAATTTTGAGATCCTGTTATCAAAAATCAAGAATCAGCTTAGCCAGCAGTCTACTTTAAAAAAAACCTATCAAAAACAAATTGACCTGGATACTGCGGTTAGTTCTGTTGATATCAATCACGATAAGTTTATGGTTGATATTGTGAAGTTTATTGATAAAAATATTGATAACCCCGATTACTCTGTTGAAGAGTTAAGTTCGGATATGGCTATGAGCAGGGTAACGCTTTACCGGAAAACATTGCTGATGACAGAGCGTACCCCGGTTGAGTTTATTAAGTTATGCAGGCTTAAAAAGGCGGCGCAATTGCTCGCAAACAGCAATCTCAATATCGCTGAAATTGCTTATAAGGTGGGTTTCAATAACCCTAAGTATTTCGCCAAATCTTTTAAACAAGAGTTTAGCACCCTTCCAACCGACTACCGTTCCCTCCAAAAACAAAAAGACGCTCAACTGGCAGAGAAATAA
- a CDS encoding glycoside hydrolase family 3 C-terminal domain-containing protein, with protein sequence MIKGKSVNYVMICLALLCASNQTSAQNKNEAAIDQKIGLIVKKMTLAEKIAMLHGNALFSSAGVKRLNIPELTCDDGPLGVREEVLRFDWKSANWTTDSATFMPNGSAIAATWNPAMAKLYGIVIGEEANARKKIVMLAPAFNICRVPLNGRTYEYYSEDPLLNAQLAVQAVKGIQSQHVAACVKHFAVNSQEANRNTVNSVVDERALHEIYLPAFKASIQQGNAYTIMSAYNKVNGKWCSENDYLLNKTLKKEWGFKGAVISDWGGVHSTIDAAKAGLDIEMGSSGPYNQWYFAAPLLAAVKNKQVDEKLIDDKVKRILWVMYHTSMSTQHPDGKIGTAAHARAAYNIASESIVLLKNEANMLPLKTANIKSIAVIGDNATRKFAQGGFGAGVKAKYEITALAGLRSKLNANIDIKYAQGYQANYLAANTPEQNAQSDKPDTALISQAVAVAKSADVAILFIGSNREYESEGGDRKNLDLPFGEQQLVDAVTAANAKTIIVVIGGAPYDLNKIKKNNQTILWSWFNGSEGGNALVDVLTGKVNPSGKLPFTFPASLNDSPAFALNTYPGDDLTANYKESILVGYRWFDTRKIEPLYCFGYGLSYTDFNYAGLKTDKKKYNLNDKIIVSLDLKNSGLLAGKETVQLYVNKPNAKVMMPEKQLKAFTKVNVESGKISKVAMALKVKDLAYYNIEKKEWVVEPGEYKLMVGSSSRDIRQTVTVNVN encoded by the coding sequence ATGATCAAAGGAAAATCTGTTAATTACGTGATGATCTGCCTGGCCTTGCTATGCGCATCAAACCAAACAAGTGCCCAAAATAAAAACGAAGCAGCAATTGATCAGAAGATCGGCCTGATAGTAAAAAAAATGACCCTGGCCGAAAAGATAGCGATGCTGCATGGCAATGCTTTGTTTTCATCGGCTGGCGTTAAGCGCTTAAACATACCCGAATTAACCTGCGACGACGGGCCGCTCGGCGTACGCGAAGAAGTGTTGCGTTTTGATTGGAAGTCGGCCAACTGGACTACCGACTCCGCGACCTTTATGCCTAATGGATCTGCCATAGCCGCCACCTGGAATCCGGCTATGGCCAAATTATATGGCATCGTGATAGGAGAAGAAGCAAATGCCCGGAAAAAAATAGTGATGCTTGCGCCAGCCTTTAACATCTGCCGTGTGCCGCTTAATGGCCGCACCTATGAATATTACTCCGAAGACCCGCTGCTAAATGCTCAACTGGCTGTGCAGGCGGTAAAAGGTATACAAAGCCAACATGTTGCCGCCTGCGTAAAGCACTTTGCGGTAAACAGCCAGGAGGCTAACCGCAACACCGTAAATTCTGTAGTTGACGAACGGGCCTTACACGAAATCTATCTCCCGGCCTTTAAGGCTTCCATACAGCAGGGCAACGCTTATACCATCATGTCGGCTTATAATAAGGTAAACGGCAAATGGTGTTCTGAAAACGATTACCTGCTAAATAAAACATTGAAAAAGGAGTGGGGTTTTAAAGGCGCCGTTATTTCTGATTGGGGAGGCGTACACTCAACCATTGACGCGGCAAAAGCCGGCCTTGATATTGAAATGGGGAGCTCCGGACCATACAATCAATGGTACTTTGCTGCGCCTTTATTGGCTGCCGTAAAAAATAAACAGGTGGATGAGAAATTGATTGATGATAAAGTTAAGCGGATATTATGGGTGATGTATCATACTTCCATGAGCACCCAACATCCAGACGGAAAAATAGGTACGGCAGCGCATGCCCGGGCGGCGTATAATATCGCCTCGGAATCCATCGTACTTTTAAAAAATGAAGCCAATATGCTTCCGCTAAAAACAGCTAATATTAAAAGCATAGCCGTTATTGGCGACAATGCTACACGCAAATTTGCACAAGGCGGCTTTGGCGCCGGGGTAAAGGCGAAGTACGAGATTACGGCGCTTGCCGGATTAAGGAGTAAGCTGAATGCTAACATCGATATCAAATATGCGCAAGGCTACCAGGCCAATTACCTGGCCGCTAATACGCCCGAACAGAATGCCCAATCGGACAAGCCCGATACCGCGTTGATTAGCCAGGCGGTTGCCGTGGCCAAAAGTGCAGATGTCGCTATTCTTTTCATAGGCTCAAACCGCGAGTACGAAAGTGAAGGCGGCGACCGTAAAAACCTTGATTTGCCTTTTGGCGAACAGCAATTGGTTGATGCCGTTACGGCTGCAAATGCCAAGACCATTATCGTGGTGATAGGAGGGGCTCCTTACGACCTGAACAAGATCAAAAAGAACAACCAAACCATCCTATGGTCGTGGTTTAATGGATCTGAGGGTGGTAATGCGCTGGTCGATGTGCTTACCGGGAAAGTAAACCCATCAGGTAAATTGCCTTTTACTTTTCCTGCTTCGCTTAATGATTCACCTGCTTTTGCCCTGAATACTTATCCCGGCGACGACTTAACCGCTAACTACAAGGAAAGTATATTGGTTGGTTACCGCTGGTTTGATACCAGGAAAATTGAACCCTTGTACTGCTTTGGCTACGGATTATCTTATACTGATTTTAATTATGCCGGTTTAAAAACAGACAAAAAAAAGTATAACCTGAACGATAAAATTATAGTTTCTCTTGATTTAAAAAATAGCGGGCTCTTAGCCGGGAAAGAAACTGTGCAGTTATATGTCAATAAGCCAAATGCTAAAGTGATGATGCCCGAAAAACAGCTTAAGGCTTTTACCAAAGTAAACGTTGAAAGCGGAAAAATCAGTAAGGTAGCAATGGCTTTGAAAGTAAAAGATTTAGCCTATTACAACATAGAAAAAAAGGAATGGGTAGTTGAACCCGGTGAATATAAGCTAATGGTTGGGTCATCATCTCGCGATATAAGACAAACAGTGACTGTTAATGTTAATTAG
- a CDS encoding endonuclease/exonuclease/phosphatase family protein, with amino-acid sequence MKIKLHLFTALFVLMALQGMAQHLIVGTFNLRFDNPSDTGNLWVNRAPVATALIRFHQFDIFGTQEGLKNQLNDISNALPEYQRYGLGRDDGKDGGEHSAIFFKKYRFKLLKKGDFWLSETPDKPGLGWDATCCNRICSWVCLLDKVSKKKFYFFNAHFDHQGKIARQESAKLVLKMIKQIAGNEKAIFTGDLNGDHESSWYQLLASSNYLVDTFAQAKQPYTFNASFNGFGKELNGNGIIDHIFTTGKADVKRWGILTDSYHGKYPSDHFPVLAEVNL; translated from the coding sequence ATGAAAATCAAACTGCATTTATTTACCGCATTATTTGTTTTAATGGCTCTGCAAGGCATGGCTCAGCATTTAATTGTGGGCACTTTTAATTTAAGATTCGATAACCCTTCGGATACCGGTAATTTATGGGTTAACCGTGCACCGGTTGCTACGGCATTGATCCGCTTTCACCAATTTGATATTTTCGGCACCCAGGAGGGGTTAAAAAATCAGTTGAATGATATCAGCAATGCTTTGCCCGAATACCAGCGGTATGGTTTAGGACGGGATGATGGCAAGGACGGCGGGGAGCACTCGGCCATCTTCTTCAAAAAATATCGTTTCAAGCTTTTAAAAAAGGGAGATTTTTGGCTGTCGGAAACTCCGGATAAGCCCGGTTTAGGCTGGGATGCCACCTGCTGCAACCGGATCTGCTCGTGGGTATGCCTGCTGGATAAAGTGAGTAAAAAGAAATTCTACTTTTTTAACGCGCATTTTGATCACCAGGGAAAAATTGCCCGCCAGGAAAGCGCCAAACTGGTTTTGAAAATGATAAAGCAAATTGCCGGAAACGAAAAAGCGATATTTACCGGCGACCTGAACGGCGACCACGAGAGCAGCTGGTACCAGCTCTTAGCCTCCTCCAATTATTTGGTTGACACCTTTGCACAGGCTAAGCAGCCATACACGTTTAATGCTTCTTTTAATGGGTTTGGGAAAGAGCTTAACGGCAACGGTATCATCGACCATATTTTTACAACAGGTAAAGCAGATGTGAAAAGATGGGGCATTTTAACCGATAGCTATCATGGCAAATATCCTTCGGATCATTTCCCGGTACTGGCTGAAGTAAATTTGTAA